A single Mustelus asterias chromosome 4, sMusAst1.hap1.1, whole genome shotgun sequence DNA region contains:
- the LOC144492700 gene encoding uncharacterized protein LOC144492700: MLANCCHCEIFLGRVVSEGAGSKSNFQPLSHFGVPAAFRPERAATSTVLQPKLHRSQAHKLGSDSAKGTRARSADWGGLEAEAEVSEMSDSKPCVCLDGSCSCENTCRCSDCQCPISKAGRCQKSCCSCCPAGCTNCASGCVCKDKSSDKCSCCS, encoded by the exons ATGTTGGCAAATTGCTGTCATTGCGAAATCTTTTTGGGCCGTGTTGTGAGTGAAGGAGCCGGGAGCAAATCAAACTTTCAGCCGCTGAGTCACTTCGGTGTGCCGGCTGCATTCAGGCCGGAGCGAGCCGCCACTTCCACGGTTTTGCAGCCGAAACTACACCGATCACAAGCCCATAAACTCGGCTCCGATTCAGCAAAAGGCACAAGAGCGAGAAGCGCTGATTGGGGAGGACTGGAAGCTGAAGCAGAAGTTAGTGAAATGTCTGACTCGAAGCCCTGTGTGTGCCTGGATG GATCCTGCTCCTGTGAAAACACCTGCAGATGCTCCGACTGCCAATGTCCCATCAGCAAAGCTGGACGCTGCCAGAAAA GTTGCTGCTCTTGCTGTCCTGCCGGATGCACCAACTGTGCCAGTGGCTGTGTGTGTAAAGACAAATCCTCTGACAAATGTAGCTGCTGTTCCTGA